One stretch of Thermodesulfobacteriota bacterium DNA includes these proteins:
- the arsD gene encoding arsenite efflux transporter metallochaperone ArsD — protein sequence MTENKSILIEIFDPPMCCPGGLCGPTIDPALLDMNEAILNIYKKFNGKIEVERYLLSQQGPKFIQNPQILSLLKSGGVNVLPVTLVNGKVVKQKEYPSYDELVEYVGG from the coding sequence ATGACTGAAAATAAATCGATTTTGATAGAGATTTTCGATCCCCCTATGTGCTGCCCGGGCGGTCTTTGCGGGCCGACTATCGATCCGGCGTTACTCGATATGAATGAAGCCATTCTGAATATTTATAAAAAGTTTAACGGAAAGATAGAGGTAGAACGTTATCTGCTCTCGCAGCAAGGACCGAAGTTCATACAGAACCCGCAGATTCTTTCATTGCTAAAATCTGGAGGAGTTAATGTTTTACCTGTGACTTTGGTGAACGGAAAGGTGGTAAAGCAAAAGGAGTATCCTTCCTATGACGAGCTAGTCGAGTATGTTGGAGGGTAA
- a CDS encoding carbon-nitrogen hydrolase family protein, with protein MKKIRIAAVQMCSKQDRNKNLESALKLMGQAVIDGAQLIALPENFSFIGSESEKIKMAENYKNGPSVKFLEKFAIEHGVAIIGGSIPLKTASKSRVTNTCIVFDTKGRAVARYDKLHLFDVSLDDENTFEESQYIKCGDSEVTVELFGRIMGLSICYDLRFPELYRALVLRGAEILFVPSAFTLYTGKDHWEGLLRARAIENQCYVVAPAQYGKHSSRRISYGRTMIIDPWGQILSQCQDREDVITCEIDFDFLDNIRKRLPCLEHIRRKKFFSQ; from the coding sequence ATGAAAAAAATAAGAATCGCTGCGGTCCAGATGTGCTCGAAACAGGATCGTAATAAGAATCTAGAATCCGCTTTAAAACTTATGGGGCAAGCCGTAATAGATGGCGCTCAACTAATTGCGTTACCCGAGAATTTCTCGTTCATAGGAAGTGAATCGGAGAAGATCAAAATGGCCGAGAATTACAAGAATGGACCCAGTGTTAAGTTTCTTGAGAAATTCGCCATCGAGCATGGTGTAGCAATAATTGGAGGCAGTATCCCCTTAAAGACAGCTAGTAAGTCAAGGGTTACAAATACGTGTATAGTATTTGATACGAAGGGGCGTGCCGTAGCTCGCTACGATAAGTTACATCTTTTTGACGTCTCACTGGATGATGAGAACACATTTGAAGAATCTCAATATATAAAATGCGGTGATAGTGAAGTAACTGTAGAATTGTTTGGTCGGATTATGGGTCTTAGTATCTGCTACGACCTGAGATTTCCAGAACTATATCGCGCTTTGGTGTTACGGGGTGCAGAAATTCTATTCGTACCTTCCGCATTCACCCTGTATACAGGTAAGGACCACTGGGAAGGCCTTCTACGTGCCCGTGCCATAGAAAACCAATGTTATGTCGTTGCCCCAGCACAATATGGTAAACATAGCTCGCGTCGTATATCTTATGGCAGAACAATGATCATAGATCCTTGGGGACAGATTCTATCACAGTGCCAGGATAGGGAAGATGTCATTACTTGCGAGATAGATTTTGATTTTTTAGATAACATTAGAAAAAGACTCCCATGTCTTGAGCATATACGCAGGAAAAAGTTCTTTTCACAGTAG
- the ispH gene encoding 4-hydroxy-3-methylbut-2-enyl diphosphate reductase codes for MRVIVAKPRGFCAGVDRAIEIVEQALDIYGPPIYVRHAIVHNKRVVESLKEKGVRFVEDLDEIEDEDARVIFSAHGVSPSILEEAKERRLEVVDAVCPLVTKVHNEVKHYADLGYTIILIGHRNHVEVIGTSGEAPDKVVVVDSLEEAEDLSVPDPDKVAYVTQTTLSVDDTKDIVEALKRRFPYIISPSKLDICYATQNRQDAVKELSKLADIIFIMGSPESSNSNRLVEVAKSTGVKEAYLIEGANNLKQDMFRDDMVVGLSSGASTPETVVQEVIERLVEFGADSIRELDGKEEHTRFPFPDSLEFN; via the coding sequence ATGCGCGTGATAGTAGCAAAGCCTAGGGGATTCTGCGCGGGGGTAGATCGGGCAATTGAAATAGTAGAGCAGGCACTCGATATATACGGTCCTCCTATATATGTGCGTCATGCAATAGTCCATAACAAGAGGGTAGTAGAATCTCTTAAAGAAAAAGGAGTCAGGTTTGTCGAAGACCTCGACGAGATTGAGGACGAAGACGCGCGAGTTATATTTAGCGCCCACGGTGTTAGTCCCTCCATATTAGAGGAGGCAAAAGAAAGACGACTGGAGGTCGTTGACGCAGTCTGTCCATTGGTGACAAAAGTTCACAATGAAGTAAAACACTATGCGGACTTGGGATACACGATTATCCTGATTGGACATAGAAATCATGTTGAGGTTATTGGAACAAGCGGTGAGGCCCCTGACAAAGTTGTAGTTGTGGATTCATTAGAGGAAGCAGAAGACCTTTCGGTACCCGATCCCGATAAAGTTGCTTATGTCACACAAACGACATTGAGTGTAGATGACACAAAGGATATTGTTGAAGCACTCAAGAGAAGGTTTCCTTATATAATAAGTCCGTCCAAACTTGATATATGTTACGCAACTCAGAATAGACAGGATGCTGTAAAAGAGCTTTCAAAACTCGCCGATATAATTTTCATTATGGGTTCTCCTGAGAGCTCCAATTCCAATCGACTCGTCGAAGTGGCAAAGTCAACTGGAGTCAAAGAAGCATATTTGATCGAAGGGGCGAATAATCTTAAACAGGACATGTTTCGAGATGATATGGTTGTCGGTCTAAGCTCAGGGGCTTCAACCCCTGAAACGGTTGTCCAGGAGGTCATTGAGCGTTTGGTGGAATTCGGTGCTGATAGTATTAGAGAACTCGATGGGAAGGAAGAACATACAAGATTCCCCTTTCCAGATTCATTAGAATTCAACTGA
- a CDS encoding YhdH/YhfP family quinone oxidoreductase encodes MSIQKFKAMVVRETHDKKYIREITEKSIDELPEGDVLIQVKYSSLNYKDALSAIGNKGVTKNYPHTPGVDASGIVEKSKRTDFEPGEEVIVHGYDLGMDTSGGFGQYIRVPADWIVKLPSGLTLKESMVYGTAGFTAALSVFKIQEHGIDPESGEILVTGATGGVGSIAVAILAKVGYQAVASTGKLDERNFLMDLGAKEVISRDEARDTTSRPLLKGRWAGVIDAVGGDILATAIKSTKPGGIVTCCGNVASHELNTNVYPFILRGISLVGIDSANCPIDLRKKVWQKIANEWKLEKLSQLTSEISLEELGTNIELMLQGKQKGRVVVDLWR; translated from the coding sequence TTGAGTATACAAAAATTCAAGGCTATGGTCGTTAGAGAAACTCATGATAAAAAGTATATAAGAGAAATCACCGAAAAGTCTATAGATGAACTACCTGAAGGAGATGTATTGATCCAGGTTAAATATTCGTCTTTGAATTATAAAGATGCGCTTTCTGCGATTGGGAATAAAGGTGTTACAAAAAATTATCCACACACGCCGGGGGTTGATGCTTCTGGAATCGTCGAGAAGAGTAAGAGAACTGATTTTGAGCCTGGTGAAGAAGTCATTGTACATGGCTACGACTTGGGCATGGATACGTCGGGGGGGTTCGGGCAATACATAAGAGTTCCGGCTGATTGGATTGTGAAACTTCCAAGCGGGCTAACTTTAAAAGAAAGTATGGTTTATGGTACGGCCGGATTCACCGCAGCCCTTTCCGTTTTTAAGATTCAAGAACATGGGATCGATCCCGAAAGTGGGGAAATATTGGTTACAGGCGCAACGGGTGGAGTTGGTAGTATCGCAGTTGCCATCCTTGCTAAAGTCGGTTATCAGGCGGTTGCATCAACAGGTAAGTTAGACGAAAGGAATTTTCTTATGGACCTGGGAGCAAAAGAAGTAATAAGTAGAGATGAAGCAAGAGATACGACGAGTAGACCGCTTCTGAAGGGTCGCTGGGCGGGAGTCATCGACGCTGTGGGTGGAGACATTTTAGCAACTGCAATTAAATCTACTAAACCTGGAGGGATTGTCACGTGTTGCGGCAATGTTGCTTCTCATGAACTGAATACGAATGTGTACCCTTTTATTCTGAGAGGTATTAGCCTCGTGGGTATAGATTCTGCGAACTGTCCGATAGATTTGCGCAAGAAAGTGTGGCAAAAAATTGCAAACGAATGGAAACTGGAGAAGCTTAGTCAGCTGACTTCTGAGATTTCATTGGAGGAATTGGGCACTAATATAGAACTCATGTTGCAGGGAAAGCAAAAAGGAAGAGTTGTAGTAGACTTGTGGAGATGA
- a CDS encoding transposase, whose product MRLTMEERRSVTAVVAKRYQKATKKEKGTILGEYTQLTVYNRCYAAFLLRNHGRRVRINNNTVLVGDCRKRVKRTRDRTYDEQVVRVLKRVWLIMGFICGKRLKPALKEVIPVLEKYKEIELDKTVREKLSKISAATIDRVLAPERKKRSLRQRARTKPGTLLKHQIPIRTFSEWDEQRPGFVEIDLVGHEGGDPSGDYIQTLDMTDVCTGWTETQAVKNKARVWVFEALKEIRKRLPFKLLGIDSDNGSEFINDHLYRYCEEEKITFTRARAYRKNDNCYVEQKNYSVVRRGVGYHRYDTPQQLRLLNQLYSRLRLYTNYFQPVMKLEEKIRVGSKVKKRYDQPRTPYQRVLEAPLGEKEKKEKLNQEYAKLNPAELRRQITTLQIKLRKLAAKENLKKRNHKQNYKNEENEKDLEYISGEATN is encoded by the coding sequence ATGAGGCTAACCATGGAAGAAAGAAGATCGGTCACTGCAGTAGTGGCGAAGAGGTATCAGAAAGCCACTAAAAAGGAGAAAGGCACCATCCTTGGAGAGTACACACAACTGACCGTGTATAATCGCTGTTACGCCGCTTTTTTGTTAAGGAATCATGGCCGGAGAGTGAGGATCAATAATAACACTGTTTTGGTGGGGGACTGTAGAAAGAGGGTTAAGAGGACCAGGGACAGGACCTACGATGAGCAGGTAGTTAGGGTTTTGAAGAGGGTATGGCTGATCATGGGTTTTATATGCGGTAAGAGACTTAAGCCAGCCTTGAAGGAGGTCATTCCCGTCTTGGAGAAGTATAAGGAGATAGAGCTGGATAAGACCGTCAGAGAGAAATTGTCTAAGATCTCTGCCGCCACTATAGACAGAGTATTAGCTCCGGAGCGTAAGAAAAGGTCCCTTCGCCAAAGAGCCAGGACTAAGCCGGGCACATTACTCAAGCATCAGATACCGATAAGGACCTTCTCTGAGTGGGATGAGCAAAGACCGGGTTTTGTAGAGATAGACCTGGTGGGGCACGAGGGAGGAGACCCCAGTGGGGATTATATCCAGACCCTGGATATGACCGATGTATGCACCGGTTGGACTGAGACCCAGGCGGTTAAGAACAAGGCCCGGGTGTGGGTGTTTGAGGCACTTAAGGAAATAAGAAAGCGCTTACCTTTTAAGCTCTTGGGAATAGATTCAGACAATGGGTCAGAGTTTATAAACGATCATCTCTATCGTTATTGCGAGGAGGAGAAGATCACTTTTACCAGGGCCCGAGCTTATCGGAAGAATGATAACTGCTACGTAGAGCAAAAGAACTACTCAGTGGTCAGGCGTGGGGTGGGTTATCATCGTTACGATACTCCCCAGCAACTACGACTGTTAAACCAACTGTATTCCCGCTTAAGGCTATATACTAACTACTTCCAGCCGGTGATGAAACTGGAGGAAAAGATTCGGGTGGGAAGCAAGGTGAAAAAGAGGTATGACCAGCCAAGGACACCATACCAGAGGGTGTTAGAAGCACCCCTGGGGGAGAAAGAAAAAAAGGAAAAGTTAAACCAAGAGTATGCTAAACTAAATCCGGCAGAACTGAGAAGACAGATAACCACACTACAAATTAAACTCAGAAAGTTGGCAGCAAAAGAAAATTTAAAAAAAAGAAATCACAAACAGAATTACAAAAATGAAGAAAATGAAAAGGATTTAGAGTATATTTCTGGTGAGGCAACGAATTAA
- a CDS encoding YlbF family regulator: MSETRRFNLVKEFAISVGDSTQFRRYEEAMNQIRNDKNAWRMLTEYDKKLQSYQMISLWNGASSDDLKVIEQVRVELLSNPTLREYFQAQEELLHMLRELNALISRRLGFDFASMMQSGGGCC; encoded by the coding sequence ATGAGTGAAACAAGAAGATTTAATCTTGTAAAAGAGTTTGCAATATCGGTAGGGGATTCCACTCAGTTTCGGAGATATGAAGAAGCGATGAATCAGATTCGCAATGATAAGAATGCCTGGCGCATGCTTACAGAGTATGATAAAAAGCTTCAATCTTATCAGATGATCAGTTTGTGGAACGGAGCCTCTAGTGATGACCTTAAAGTTATTGAGCAAGTGAGAGTTGAGCTTCTTAGTAATCCTACCTTAAGAGAGTATTTCCAGGCACAGGAAGAATTGCTTCATATGCTTCGAGAGTTAAACGCCTTGATAAGCCGTAGACTAGGCTTTGATTTTGCCAGTATGATGCAATCGGGAGGCGGATGTTGTTAA
- a CDS encoding DUF2934 domain-containing protein has translation MAGKENLNNPRRKVKLDRSTLHEMIEKKAYEIYEKRGKEHGKALDDWVEAEMEVKNNMVCDPKTMENISGEVISIERITLIKKMFHGVHMTVKTDNEIISVHLGPGWYIDRQDIKIEPKGKVEVKGSRINCEGRTSIIATEVKRGKEFLRLCNENGFPVWVGAKKHKFVRPSD, from the coding sequence ATGGCAGGAAAAGAAAACCTTAATAATCCAAGGAGAAAAGTTAAATTAGATAGAAGCACTCTTCATGAAATGATCGAGAAAAAGGCATACGAGATTTATGAAAAAAGAGGTAAAGAACATGGCAAAGCTCTGGATGACTGGGTCGAGGCAGAGATGGAAGTTAAAAATAACATGGTGTGTGATCCCAAAACAATGGAGAACATTAGTGGAGAAGTGATAAGCATTGAGAGAATTACTCTAATTAAGAAAATGTTCCATGGGGTACATATGACAGTAAAAACGGATAACGAAATAATCTCTGTTCACTTGGGTCCTGGATGGTATATTGATAGGCAAGATATCAAGATTGAACCAAAAGGTAAAGTTGAGGTTAAAGGTTCCAGAATTAATTGTGAAGGAAGGACGTCTATAATTGCAACCGAGGTGAAAAGGGGCAAGGAGTTTTTAAGACTTTGTAATGAAAATGGATTTCCGGTTTGGGTTGGCGCAAAAAAACATAAATTTGTAAGGCCATCGGACTAA
- a CDS encoding FMN-binding protein has translation MKREEALKLAFPAADRIIKKNIFINKEQTLEIESIAKTKLESKLYVFYVGKMGDETLGYAVIDTHRLRTMTETVLIVINPDGTHRMTEILAFFEPPDYMPGKNWIDLFQDKPLNDSLRIGKGIPNITGATITSNSLLNSIRRVLAVFEVAVKRKELK, from the coding sequence ATGAAAAGAGAGGAGGCCTTAAAACTGGCCTTTCCGGCCGCAGACCGGATAATTAAAAAAAACATCTTTATAAATAAGGAACAGACTTTGGAAATCGAGTCAATTGCAAAGACAAAACTGGAATCGAAACTTTATGTCTTTTATGTGGGGAAAATGGGGGATGAAACCCTAGGGTATGCCGTAATAGATACCCATCGCTTAAGGACAATGACAGAGACTGTTCTAATTGTTATTAATCCCGACGGAACTCACAGAATGACTGAGATATTGGCCTTTTTTGAACCACCTGATTACATGCCTGGAAAAAATTGGATCGATCTCTTCCAAGATAAACCTCTTAATGACTCCCTTAGGATTGGAAAGGGCATACCTAATATTACCGGAGCAACTATAACATCGAATTCGCTCCTCAATTCGATTAGGAGGGTTTTAGCAGTCTTCGAGGTGGCTGTTAAGCGAAAGGAATTAAAATGA
- a CDS encoding FmdB family zinc ribbon protein, whose product MIYEYECNNCGETFDVWATLAEKEKGIKPVCPKCNSDDTYQVLGSVNVGIGSKSGARGGVPPGCGPLSGAGCC is encoded by the coding sequence GTGATTTACGAATATGAATGTAATAATTGCGGAGAAACATTCGACGTGTGGGCTACACTCGCGGAGAAGGAAAAAGGAATCAAACCGGTATGTCCGAAGTGCAATTCTGACGATACTTATCAGGTATTGGGAAGTGTGAACGTTGGAATTGGCAGTAAATCTGGAGCTAGAGGGGGCGTGCCTCCCGGTTGTGGGCCATTATCGGGTGCGGGGTGCTGCTAG
- a CDS encoding metalloregulator ArsR/SmtB family transcription factor, with translation MAYAYIGIQAYKLGIGIYKMIHADIFKSLGDETRLRIVNLLLACDSLCVCEMVDTLKIPQYQISKHLMILKNSGVVDVRRRGTWSYYCLKRDGGLNKMLFSFLKKFLNSEDLEKDKSNLEFRLLIREEGKCVVGFVAQKELSRMIDNKRRILLKT, from the coding sequence TTGGCATATGCTTATATTGGCATACAGGCATATAAGTTGGGGATAGGGATATATAAAATGATTCACGCTGATATTTTTAAATCATTGGGGGACGAAACCAGATTGAGGATCGTTAATCTTCTACTTGCATGTGATTCACTTTGTGTTTGCGAAATGGTAGATACTTTAAAAATTCCTCAATATCAAATATCCAAGCATCTCATGATTCTTAAGAATTCCGGTGTGGTTGATGTAAGAAGGAGAGGCACCTGGTCATATTATTGTCTAAAAAGAGACGGTGGGTTAAACAAGATGCTTTTCTCCTTCCTGAAAAAGTTCTTAAATAGTGAAGACCTGGAAAAAGATAAATCTAATCTTGAGTTTCGACTGTTGATACGTGAGGAGGGAAAGTGTGTTGTTGGTTTTGTTGCTCAGAAAGAACTATCGCGAATGATCGATAATAAAAGGAGAATTCTTCTGAAAACCTAA
- a CDS encoding OsmC family protein: MEYEVKAEQVVPNVSTVRTKEAQIYFDSSPGQSEYLFNPAELFLSAFAACILKNVERFSERLKFAYNKASIKVHGVREEPPPRLTTIKYELTLYTNESPQRIDLLRRNLEKYGTIYNTVANTCEISGEIIPVNPVDQSDIHTPI; this comes from the coding sequence ATGGAATATGAAGTAAAAGCAGAGCAGGTGGTGCCAAACGTCTCTACGGTGCGAACTAAGGAGGCACAAATCTACTTCGATTCATCACCCGGACAAAGCGAGTATCTCTTTAACCCTGCTGAGTTATTTCTGAGCGCATTTGCCGCATGTATTTTGAAGAACGTCGAGCGTTTCTCGGAGAGGCTAAAATTTGCCTATAACAAAGCTTCTATAAAGGTACACGGTGTACGAGAGGAACCTCCGCCACGTCTGACTACGATTAAATATGAACTGACTCTATATACAAATGAATCACCACAAAGAATAGATCTTCTCCGCCGCAATCTCGAAAAATATGGAACAATCTACAATACAGTAGCAAATACTTGTGAGATTTCAGGAGAAATAATCCCGGTTAATCCGGTGGATCAATCGGACATCCATACACCGATCTAA
- a CDS encoding YlbF family regulator, whose protein sequence is MIDERLKSVVEELIVYLDNSDSVKVFNNSKREFETNPALLRLSKEFARLSQEFHSKQAQKTLAQEDIDRIRDLRQKINSHPVTQRQAQSQQKLMAELLEYNNLISSILGFDFAAAISPKSSCS, encoded by the coding sequence ATGATTGACGAACGCCTAAAATCAGTTGTCGAAGAATTGATTGTCTACCTGGATAACTCTGATTCAGTTAAGGTATTTAATAACTCAAAAAGGGAATTCGAAACAAACCCAGCGCTCCTCCGACTGAGCAAGGAGTTTGCACGGTTATCACAAGAGTTCCATTCTAAGCAAGCACAGAAAACTCTCGCTCAGGAAGATATCGATAGGATCAGAGATCTTAGGCAGAAGATAAATTCCCACCCCGTCACACAACGTCAGGCTCAATCACAGCAAAAATTAATGGCCGAGCTTCTAGAATATAATAACCTAATCAGCAGCATCTTGGGGTTTGATTTTGCGGCAGCTATTTCGCCTAAATCCAGTTGTTCTTAG
- a CDS encoding FxLYD domain-containing protein, which translates to MKTVKIISFVMISVILMVTSVYSHHDYSSNLEVVLEPTFHCAADHLHIPGKVENKSDKAIGKVKVEGRAYDKNGNVISSTTSWVMSDSILPGKSAQFDLEFLDITGPGHYKVKSYDVKVIEVQ; encoded by the coding sequence ATGAAAACAGTAAAAATTATTTCATTTGTAATGATCTCGGTTATTCTTATGGTAACGTCTGTGTATTCACACCACGACTATTCATCTAATCTAGAAGTTGTTTTAGAGCCCACGTTTCATTGCGCAGCAGATCACCTTCATATTCCAGGAAAGGTTGAAAACAAATCAGATAAAGCTATAGGGAAAGTAAAAGTAGAAGGTAGAGCGTATGATAAAAATGGAAACGTTATTTCGTCAACTACTTCGTGGGTGATGAGCGACAGCATTTTGCCGGGAAAGTCTGCCCAATTTGATCTTGAATTCCTTGATATAACAGGTCCTGGGCACTACAAGGTGAAGAGTTATGACGTAAAAGTCATTGAAGTTCAATAG
- a CDS encoding MarC family protein: MIKDILSLSYQTTIGIAIVPLLSFLALKGHSKIVSPLVTTGINVLNRTMGSLLVCVGIQFIVLGIYGFLTDETYSRLIIGLIKRVWTGSSSN, encoded by the coding sequence TTGATCAAAGATATTCTTTCGCTATCGTATCAAACAACTATCGGCATCGCAATAGTTCCTTTACTATCGTTTTTGGCATTGAAAGGGCACTCTAAGATAGTTTCGCCCTTAGTAACGACTGGAATCAATGTATTAAACCGTACCATGGGTTCTTTATTGGTTTGCGTAGGTATCCAATTCATAGTTCTAGGGATTTACGGCTTCCTTACGGATGAGACATATTCAAGGCTAATCATCGGATTAATTAAGAGGGTTTGGACTGGTTCTTCATCAAATTAG
- a CDS encoding TRC40/GET3/ArsA family transport-energizing ATPase, whose protein sequence is MRNTEYIFFSGKGGVGKTTMACATAVHYAESGLKTLIITTDPASNLADVFEREIGHKITPLGIPNVWGMEIDPDKATEEYRERILAPMRRVMPDDVMKVLEEQFNSPCTTEIASFDRFVDFIAGDSSEGNGKYDVVIFDTAPTGHTIRLLELPLDWSRHIEESAKGSGNTCVGPVANIQANKKKYDEAINLLADPSRTKFVFVLQPDKTSIYETIRSSDELNTIGVKNIELIVNGILPEEVCENVFFNKRYEMQQKHLKKINEIFPVPKKHVYQRDGEIKGIARLKNISNSLYEYDRDVGGFSFGHESGSELKTGFDTLDSESVMNLITPQGQTKSIFFTGKGGVGKTTISCVTAFHLASRGHKTLLLTTDPASHIGEVLEQKIEDTVKKVEGVGNLWAVIIDQERAVEEYKEKILEDASTKYSDDMLVAIREELESPCTEEMAAFDKFMTYAESDEYDVIVFDTAPTGHTLRLLELPFDYSEQVGLMVATTEKSEGVKGETQKRLNRIINRMKDPKRSVFAFVFYPESTPVIEAYRAMKDLKEAGIPTQFVVANQVLMPEYCTNEYFTRRRMMQEKYIFHAEELFNLPMIIMPLADDEIRGIDSIKRAAEELFGSKPVKRDKEAAK, encoded by the coding sequence ATGCGTAATACGGAATATATCTTTTTTTCAGGCAAGGGAGGTGTTGGAAAGACAACGATGGCCTGCGCTACAGCAGTCCATTATGCAGAAAGCGGTCTCAAAACCCTGATCATTACGACCGACCCCGCTTCGAATCTGGCTGATGTATTTGAAAGGGAAATCGGACATAAAATAACACCACTTGGAATACCAAATGTTTGGGGAATGGAAATTGACCCGGACAAAGCGACAGAAGAATACCGCGAGCGTATCCTCGCTCCTATGCGTCGGGTAATGCCTGACGATGTTATGAAAGTCCTGGAAGAGCAGTTCAACTCACCCTGTACTACGGAGATAGCCTCGTTTGACCGTTTCGTTGACTTTATAGCTGGTGACTCGTCTGAGGGAAATGGGAAATATGATGTTGTGATTTTTGATACTGCTCCTACCGGTCACACCATCCGTTTGCTTGAGCTTCCTTTGGATTGGAGCAGGCACATCGAGGAGAGTGCCAAAGGAAGCGGTAATACGTGTGTAGGACCTGTTGCGAATATTCAGGCAAACAAAAAGAAGTATGATGAGGCAATAAATCTTCTCGCTGACCCGAGCCGAACTAAATTCGTTTTTGTCTTGCAGCCAGATAAAACATCAATTTACGAGACAATAAGGTCCTCCGATGAGCTGAATACAATCGGTGTTAAAAATATCGAGCTTATTGTTAACGGAATCCTTCCAGAGGAAGTCTGTGAGAATGTCTTTTTTAATAAACGTTATGAAATGCAACAAAAACACCTCAAAAAAATCAATGAGATTTTCCCTGTGCCAAAAAAGCACGTTTATCAGAGAGATGGTGAGATAAAGGGAATTGCAAGACTTAAAAATATTTCAAACTCCCTCTACGAGTATGATAGGGATGTAGGCGGATTTTCCTTTGGGCATGAAAGCGGATCAGAGTTAAAAACAGGCTTTGATACTTTGGATTCAGAATCGGTGATGAATTTGATTACTCCTCAAGGCCAGACTAAATCGATCTTTTTTACGGGTAAGGGAGGTGTAGGTAAAACTACTATATCGTGCGTAACTGCTTTCCATCTGGCAAGCAGGGGACATAAAACACTTCTCCTTACTACTGATCCCGCTTCGCACATTGGCGAAGTTCTTGAGCAGAAAATTGAGGACACTGTCAAGAAGGTGGAAGGTGTTGGTAATCTCTGGGCTGTTATCATTGACCAGGAAAGGGCCGTAGAAGAATACAAGGAAAAAATTCTCGAAGACGCAAGTACGAAATACTCGGATGATATGTTGGTCGCAATTCGCGAGGAGCTGGAATCACCCTGTACGGAAGAGATGGCTGCATTTGATAAGTTCATGACTTATGCAGAGAGCGACGAGTACGATGTAATCGTATTTGATACCGCTCCGACCGGTCATACATTGAGGCTTCTTGAGCTTCCATTTGATTACAGCGAGCAGGTAGGTTTGATGGTGGCGACAACAGAGAAAAGCGAAGGGGTAAAAGGAGAGACACAGAAGCGTCTCAATCGCATCATAAACAGGATGAAGGATCCGAAGCGTTCGGTCTTCGCTTTTGTGTTTTATCCTGAGTCCACTCCTGTTATTGAAGCCTATCGTGCAATGAAGGATTTAAAAGAAGCGGGCATACCGACTCAGTTTGTTGTTGCCAATCAGGTTCTAATGCCTGAATACTGCACGAACGAATACTTCACTCGGCGCCGTATGATGCAGGAAAAATATATTTTCCATGCAGAGGAGCTCTTCAATTTGCCTATGATAATAATGCCGCTTGCCGATGATGAGATAAGAGGGATTGACAGTATTAAGCGTGCTGCCGAGGAATTATTTGGATCAAAGCCAGTTAAAAGAGACAAGGAGGCAGCAAAGTGA